Proteins co-encoded in one Arachis hypogaea cultivar Tifrunner chromosome 13, arahy.Tifrunner.gnm2.J5K5, whole genome shotgun sequence genomic window:
- the LOC112738000 gene encoding uncharacterized protein, with translation MKGLNLWSNPNSCILRRSSSSKLNAVNRVSRPPSPVVRFHCSLSQRSLRCAVLGAGFAGLSVVWHLLKHSPKELDLRIDIYDEVGIGGGASGISGGLLHPYSPKVNLLWEGAQCWKDSIKLLKVAEEASVSRDCKIGQSDENTKAFAYQKRGILRLATNLKNMAKLNANVKTSLPSCRVDTLSKEAAQELVPGLCVPFDTAFYMPEALNIQSQNYLQALFWSCENLVTESSTFDSGKKLLQLHRRPVSRLSEFDGEYDAVIICLGAKVNMLPEFSGRLPLRTCRGVIAHLELPGDISEGYPERGPSILSDAWIAVKSPRELHVGSTWEWKSSNSSPSVSPDEASSALSELLPKASVIYPRIMNWDFTGARAGLRAMPPLTSLGSLPLLGCINDIMEGNQTCKYWLFGGLGARGLLYHGWLGNLMAHAVLSSDEGLIPLELTSWKNTTQFSDFNKQTEFH, from the exons ATGAAGGGTCTCAATCTATGGTCGAAccctaattcttgcattttacgCCGTTCATCATCTTCCAAACTTAACGCTGTCAATCGTGTTTCTCGCCCGCCTTCCCCAGTTGTTCGGTTCCATTGTTCTCTAAGTCAACGTTCTCTCAG GTGCGCGGTGCTTGGTGCTGGATTCGCTGGGCTCTCCGTTGTTTGGCATTTGTTGAAG CACAGTCCGAAGGAGTTGGACCTAAGAATTGACATATATGATGAAGTGGGCATCGGTGGTGGTGCCTCTGGGATTTCTGGGGGTCTTCTTCACCCTTATTCGCCAAAAG TAAACCTTCTCTGGGAGGGTGCTCAGTGTTGGAAAGATAGCATAAAGCTTTTGAAAGTAGCTGAAGAAGCTAGTGTTTCCAGGGACTGCAAAATTGGACAATCTGATGAAAATACGAAAGCTTTTGCTTATCAGAAAAG GGGGATCTTAAGACTGGCAACGAATCTGAAGAATATGGCCAAATTGAATGCT AATGTCAAAACTTCGCTTCCAAGCTGCAGAGTAGATACCCTTAGTAAAGAAGCAGCTCAGGAGCTCGTACCTGGGTTATGTGTACCATTTGACACAGCTTTCTATATGCCTGAAGCACTTAATATCCAATCTCAAAACTATCTTCAG GCACTTTTCTGGTCATGTGAGAATTTGGTGACAGAATCCTCTACTTTTGACTCTGGAAAGAAATTGCTCCAGTTGCACAGACGACCTGTCAGTAGACTTTCCGAGTTTGATG GAGAATATGACGCAGTCATCATCTGCTTAGGTGCCAAAGTGAACATGCTTCCTGAGTTCTCTGGTAGGCTTCCTTTGAGGACATGTAGAGGTGTTATTGCGCACCTGGAATTGCCCGGTGATATAAG CGAAGGTTATCCTGAGCGTGGACCCTCGATACTATCAGATGCATGGATTGCCGTTAAGAGTCCTCGTGAACTACATGTCGGTTCAACGTGGGAGTGGAAATCGAGCAACTCCTCACCCAGTGTTTCACCGGATGAAGCATCAAGTGCTCTTTCGGAGCTTCTGCCAAAGGCCTCTGTCATTTATCCCAGAATAATGAATTGGGATTTCACCGGAGCAAGAGCTGGTCTTAGGGCAATGCCACCACTCACTTCCCTCGGGTCACTTCCACTTTTGGGTTGTATCAATGATATCATGGAAGGAAATCAAACTTGCAAGTATTGGCTTTTTGGAGGGTTAGGTGCAAGGGGGTTGTTGTACCATGGGTGGCTAGGTAATTTGATGGCACATGCTGTGCTTTCCTCTGATGAAGGACTAATTCCTTTGGAGTTGACTTCTTGGAAGAACACCACCCAATTTTCAGATTTCAATAAGCAAACAGAATTCCACTAA